gataatatttataataatgttaaaaatcaatattaaatcatttgttaaaaatcaatattgtaaaataataaaatatatcaaatttttttcatatttttacaaattgctatttttggcatttttttaaaaatcgccTATCATTCCAAATCGAGTAAAAAAGTATGAATTACACCCAtgtaatgtttgtatattaaTGTACTTGTATTAATTTGTACTTGTTAAATGGTATTTATTGAACagacacttttttaaattatctgtcATCCCTAAACttgtaaacaatttattaattaatcactataccatgtatatatgaaatatacatagtatattaagtttcgtcccaagtttgtaacgcttaaaaatattgatgctacgaaaaaaattttggtatagatgttcatagaatcacttaattaatccatttctggctgtccgtccgtccgtctgtggacacgataactcaaaaatgaaaaaagatatcgaactgaaatttttacagcgtactcaggacgtaaaaagtgaggtcaagttcgtaaatgagcatcataggtcaattgggtcttgggtccgtaggacccatcttgttaaccgttagagatagaacaaaagtttaaatgtaaaaaatgttccttataaaaaaataaaaaacttttgtttgaaacatttttttgtaaacatcactgtttacccacgagggcgttaattaggtgcaaattttatagtatgtattagtataggaatatcagttgtgtgtgtgtctatttaaaagtgaatatcttttgttatttaactcagtcaattgtttgttttcacttgttttaagttgtgtttaatgataaaaatatcagaaagtgaaagaaaattttttttggctcatcaaattaataaattagaaattgtCCAACGAAATTGAAGGCAACCACTCACTATAATCTCAATAGAATTTGgtatttatacaaaacaaatttcattaaacCTGAATGAAATGAACCAGCAAGGTcgattttgtattaaataaaaaaaagatcaaaCTCTGTACTCGGTATGTCAAGTTTGTCTAATATTGCCATTGAGAGCTCCACTATGACATGTAAAATAGATATTGAtcaaatactaataaaataagtaaaatactacaaagtttttattttattcatttgacGGCTTTCTCAGAGATAATGTATTCccataattctttaaattagtaATTGTAATCGTAGCcgggtaatttttatttaaaaaaattaaataattattgattgaaCGCAGGTGGAGACTGGTGATAAAACCTTACCCCAACTAATATGCATCGAATGCTTCTCAACTGTACATAAATGCTTCGAATTTATTGAGAAATGTGCGCAAAACgaagaaattttaatcaatatattatcgactgatgaaataataataacatcagATGATAAATTTTACGAATCATCTTCATCAGAATCGCTTGATAACATGATCATAGACACCATTTCAAGTAACGTTAAGGAGACAGAAGTTATGTGGAATTGTCTACAATGTAGTAAAAcatttaaagaaaagaaaacattACAAAGGCATTCTAAAATACATGATAAAAAGCGTAAAGCATTTGAATGTACTGTATGCAGCTCAACATTTTTACATGtttcatctttaaaaaaacatttgcaaAGTATACATGACACAAATCGTCAATCAAAAACgtgtaaaatatgtaataaatcgatattaacaTCATTAAAACGCCACATGGAAACGCATGACGAAAATCGTAAAACATTTCAATGTTTACGATGTgatcaaacatttttacattcgTCTACATTAAAAACTCACGTTCAACAAATACACGGTACTAAAAAGTTACGAGAAAAATGTCCTTCATGTGAGAAAACtgttagtaatttaaaaaaccatataaaatttaatcataccaaacataaatttcaatgtttgcAATGTGATCGAACATTTGCATTTAATGCAACATTAAAACAACATGTACAAACATTTCATCAACGTACTGCTAAAcgtaaagaagaaaatgttttgtGTACATTATGTGGGAaagattttaaaactaatagtGGATATAAATATCATATGCGCACGCATGTTAATGATAAACCATTTAAATGTCGgtattgtgataaaacattttgttcaaGTGGGTCTAGGACGTGCCACGAACGACAACATACCGATGAACGGCCGTATTCGTGTATGTATTGTGTTAAACGGTTTCgttcgaaaaatgttttgttaagcCATACACGTATACACACGGGTGAGAGACcgtttgtttgtaaaatttgtcaACGTGcctttacacaaaaatttgctttaaatacacatatgaaaattcattagggaaaaattttaatctctgTTACTTATTTTCGCTAATGATTTAATATGAAAGTATTAAACGGAAGATGTTGTTCAATTCATTTCTGCTAATACATCTAATGTTTTCAATTGGCTTTCTGCGTCTACCAGGGTCTAAAAGCACTCGTAAAATCCAAAATCGTCCGTTAAAAGTagaacttgaaatttttaattaatacaccGATCATGTAGGATCGATTGAACATATTATCAACTCCGATcgaaaattagaaagttgtttcttaaaaaataaccaaaaacttttattggaaaacttagatattttaattttacaaagaatcattttttaacttgaagTGCTCCTCTCTTATCTCTCACCAGTTATGAGAACGAGTTTGAATTAGGCATTGCTAGTCGGAACCGGAACCGGTGGCTGAAAGCGTATTCAATCAATCCGCCAAGTGTgacgattataaaataaaatattaaatttaaatgtataaatttgatCACATAAAAAAGTAGATTACTAACTGAGTTGATTGTCCAAATACTCTACGTATGCTTTAGTGTTAAGGTTCGAACTGTTCataattattaagattattaaattacaacatGTAAATGTATTAATCTATTTTTGCTGAAATTGTGGCAGATCTAAATagcttacgaaaaaattgttttttaaaaacaaacattttttgtatataaacttttttctctCTCTTACGGATTAAAAGATGCGTTATGATTCTCTGCGACCTGTCATAACTCAGATTTTGCCCGTTCATTAACTTGAGTAATTTTTAGGTCTacaacacgctataaaaagaGGAATTATCCTACGTACAAAGgttgttttcaaaacaaaaaaatttttttgtatatatctcCTACGGTTTAACCCTTTCTTACAGAGTAAtcgaaaaatagaaatttgacaattttaagctataattacacatttttaagtctaaaacacgctgtaaaaagaGAGCGGAGAAATCATCTACGGACAGAAGACGTATTGATTAATCAGGTGTTTTTATGTacaattaattgtatttatatttggttACTACCATCAATGTTtctaagcattttaaactagactaaatttaatataccctgctaaatttcatatatacgatgcagggtaaaaaaataaactgaaatagTAAACCTTTATTcaaaatgatttgatttttattaaacaaaaagatagaatcaattaaaatcaattttaaaatcgacAAAGTTGAATGCAAATGGGGGACCAATCATTCACAAAAACATTATTGCATATTTGAAACAAACGAGCTCATAAACTAAATTCCCCACAAAGAACTTGTAAGCTTTTCgcgcaataaaaaattaattttgcttttaattttaaataatattattttttgtgaatgattgatcaaataaattgatattaaattgattttgtctTAGGTTGACTCAGATGATGCCCTTCCTAAATTAGTATGCTCCGATTGTTTTGGTAAAATATGTGAATGTTATGCATTTAAAACTCAATGCgaaataaatgaagaaaatcTAACAAAATGTTTAACAAGTACATCTTCACCCAAACCTGATGACGATgtcaagaaattaattattaaatgcgAAGAAATTGATAAAGTAGGATCACCAGGTCTTTCCGTCAAGGAAGATGACGACATCGACGAGCATAAATCATTACCGTTAACCTCAGAAGAAGATGAAGAAAGTGAAACAGAGAATATAGTTAAAGTAAAGAAATTAAGATGTAAAAAAGATATTTCAGATTCTTGTACATACTGTAACAAGAAATTTGTAGATCAATATGTCCTAAAACGACATATCGAAAATATGCACACAAAAATACGTAAAAAAGAAACATGTTCAATATGCCAACGAACCGTAATGTGTATGAAACTGCACTTGCGTCGAAAACATAACGGCGAACATAAATACAAATGTCGATTATGcgaggaaaaatttttgtataaatcaaatttaactgAGCATATACGAGTTAAGCATGATACGGATAAGCAACATATGAAAAAAGAACGTTTATTGTGTACATATTGCGGAAATTTCTTACATTCTCGGAAGGCTTATGGATATCACATGTTGTCACATAAAGGGGAAAAACCATTTCAATGTAGCTTTTGTATAAAGAAATTTAGatcacataattatttaaaaatacatgaaaGGTCTCATACGGATGAAAGACCTTATCCATGTACGTATTGTGATAGAGCATTTCGAGATAATAGTACGTTAAAAGGACATATAAGGACACATACGGGAGAAAAGCCCTTTATATGTCCTATATGTAATCGAGGGTTTGCACAACGGATAGCAAtgaaaacacatttaaaaatacattaaggaaaaaaatttaatagtaaaaaaatgatctgttctttcaaaattattaaaaatatctaatcgaaattttttttaccacgaTGGTCTTGGGAAGACTATTGCCTTTTAGgtttaagattaattttatttttagataaactCATTTATAACGAAGAGTGTATGccttaagaaattttgtttgttagtaaaaaaattctttcaaaattaaCAGTTATTATCATAAAAAGGTTTTAATTAGATCAGTACAGTGGCGGGAGGTAAGGAGGCAATCTGATGGACATCtattttgaattcaatttaattcaaaagttcagatgttgaaatttattataatttataaaaaagttcctCATAAGGactaaatatgttaattttgttaaagGGCAGTATGTAATTATACTTGATAAGAAACTCGGAAATGATTTTAAGATACTTTCTCTCGGAAATTAAGAAACATTGCCGAAGATCGTGTagttgcattttattttatacaaaataaatcttttttatttagtaacCTGACAGTTCGTTTTGGGCCTTTTCACGATGTCgtaagcgcaagtgcagagtttattttttcggactgatagtaataagttggactacgatacaatatattttgttattcattttatcacattggttataaatcatttagtttgaaaaaaaaagtgaatagtgatttcaaaatgaaaaagtcataaaaatgtcaaatcgtTCGATTTGCTCAAGTTCAACCTTTAcatgaatttgttttaatattattttacgaattCAGTAAATtagtattatcaaaaatatttattaaaattgtatttttacaaaaagtgatataaaatgtacgattctaattttttttatacatataaataattgtaatctcatttatttttcaagaaataaatatcttttttatgtaaattatgttGATGTTTCGAATTGCCTTACATATTTACAGTCATGTTTAGAgtgatcaaatttttatttgaactcaaatttttcgatgcAATTCAGCAATCTGAATTTAGCATCCCATTATAATTTATGACTTTGTCCAAAGAAACAACAGTTGCCATATGGACCTTCCAGTTGTCAACGAAAACCTATACAAGGGGTCCAtgtgagcaaaaaaaaaaaaaaaaattgggagtCTTGGAAAGTAAACGGGTTGAGAGGTGATCTCATTTAAgtacttaattatattttggtttacaaacaacaaattttaaagtcaatgaattttcaaacatGAAATATTAGCTAGCCATGGGTTCCATACAAAACCGATAAACATGGTAAATGATCCACGAGACAAACAAGTTTGGAGATATCTGACCTAACGAATAAAgacttttttaacattttcgacaacaaaaatattatcaccatacattattagttttattagaaacaatttttcaattgaaagtgTTCTCAGTCTGCTAACAGTTATTGCAacagattatttttaaagaacaacCTTCTGATagtattattctatcttttataggCTATGAATATGATTTAGCTTTTAAACGACTTTGAAGGTCAAGTATAAATTCAATATCAGCAGTCGATGCCTCCGCTTGAATCATAACATTTAAACATTGCTTTCTTGTGGAGCTAATCCCATAAAGGGATTTAAATGATCTCGGTATATTCACAACCAAAATACGATTTTCTCGATATATAATAGGTATTCAGTTTGTTTTAAgatatatgtttcaaataaaagtggtTGCATTCAAACATTTCCTGACTCGTTGGGCAATGGCCATGATTGTATATTTGATTTATCGTCATTCAAAAATCAACTCAgattcataactgataattattattttttattaaaaaaatttttttttgaaaattgatttgcaAATGGGGATATGATTTAGTGTTAAAGTATATCTTATCAGTTATTCGAcgtaaaattttgtaactttgGCTTACTTAatgaacttttataaaatttaatcaaatagaACAATAATCGAATTTAAAGACAtgagttttttcttttatacgcAGGTTGATACTGACGACGATTTACCTAAATTAATATGTATCGAATGTGTAAAGCATGTTCAACATTGTtatgaattcaaaaataattgtctAACAaacgaagaaaaattaaatcaaattttaacaaacgATGAAGATGTTATTAAACAAGAAATATCAGTCGATCCAGCcaccatttttgttaaaaatgaatttcatgATTACAGTGATAATTTAGCATCATCAGATGAATCAGACAATGTGGTAGAACCACCTGAAATTAAACAAgaaatagtattaaataataaaacttcaaaatatcAATGCACAGACTGTGACAGAACGTTCGCTTCAAAGTATAATTTAATACGACATACACGTATGCgacataataatattgtaagcTTATTCAAATGTGCTCAATGCGACCAACAATTTAAACATAAAGAATCTTTACAACGGCATACAAAAAAGAAACATGAACTAAAGAAGGAGCTATGTAAAATCTGtaacaaatattacaattatttatcaaGTCATGTCAAATTAAAGCATAGTACAGATTTAAAGTATTCATGTACTGAGTGTCCAGAaagattttcattgaaaaatatcttgaaTAAACATATATTATCGAAACATAAAGGAATTAAATTTGGTCGGGTGGATAAACTGTGTACACTTTGTGGAAAAGTGTTACATTCACAAATCGGATTAGATCGACACATTCGTTCACATTCGGATATACGTTTGTATCAGTGTAcgtattgtaataaaaaatttaaaactggtgaatatttaaagaaacatgAAAGATTGCATACAAATGAAAGGCCATTTGTTTGTTCATATTGTAGTAAAACATTTCGAACTCGTGAAGTTATGTTAATACATATTCGAATACATACAGGAGATAAACCGTATAAGTGTCTCGTGTGTGAGAAAGCATTTACACAGAAACAGCAATTAAAGGCGCACATGAAAAGTCATTGAAatgaataagtaataatttacattatataattGTCGGATGAAATGCATCGTTAATAGTTATACAGAaaggattatattttatttcaataaaaaggaaattaaagcgaaatttatgtaataacatttaaaactgtgaaaagtcattaaaattatttgtgattCGGAAAccgttaatttaaattaatacagAAGCACACAGAAAAGAGCACACTTCTCTACAATAGTTAACAAGTGAATCTCtgacaaaaaatgatttgactACAAATGAATTGCTGTGAAATGAGCTAGGAAGCATAAAATGTTGTACCATCAACTGGGCCATCAACTTGTTTACAATGATGAAAAGGAgtggataaataatttaaactttttcacaATTAAAAAAGAGAACAAACATAgataaatgcaaaataaataattaacgaaaTTCCACTACGTTATGTTGTTTTcagtttaaattaaacaatgcCACTAATGCTCGCTAGATCTGTCGAACGTAATATTAGCATTTCAGTGCACCGTATTGAGTATTAACGGGCGTTTCGTTAAAAACAAATACGTATTATAACAGAAATTGGCTCAGAATTAATTGAATACTGAGATTTATCGAATAATTACTAAAAACGACTGCCTTCTCTAATGAAGAACAATTGATAACACTAATAGAGAGCAAGCAAttgaattattaacaataatttttaaaacaattaaaaattgaaaattttgggtACAAAGTAATTTTTAGAGTGGGCTCAGAAAACCAACGAATATGAAGAAATATATAAAGTGTTCtcgattattttaaagaaattggcGTATATTAGAAgctgtttttatattaatgttGGATCATTCACTTTTctttgaaactaaaaatatagtAATATTCGTATAAATTCGCAATTTTTATACGAAtggattaattttgaaattcattaaataagtttaaaattatcttatttattgaaaaataatcgtatttaagtattataaaaaaaagcctAAAAATCATTGTTATATGGggttgttaaaaaaagtttagaacctccagtttctaatttttaacatttcggCTCTAAATTCAGTTAGTAAATTTAATGGACTTGCTGCCCTTTAAAAGTCTCGAACctcccaaaaaaatcaaataaaagaataCAAGTTTAACtgcaaaatattattctttaaacGCAGGTTGACCAAGAAGACGATCTTCCTAAATTGATATGTTCGAGTTGCGcagataatttaaattcatgttATCAGTTCAAAGTGCAATGTGAGGCAAACGATCAAATACTACAATCATTGCTGATAATTGATGAGGATGATAATTTTCAATACGATAATACTGATATACCATTTAAATGTGTTTATAAAAGTGAACCTGATGAATTAAAAAAGGAAACTGAAGAtgtaaaaccaaaatatttacGTAAAcgacgtaaaaaaataaaaataaaaaaagaatcatctgATGGCAAACCGACTACTACTTACCCTGAAGAAGAATTAGAAAATCATACAGAATGCGATATTTGCGGAAAGTATATATCGCATGCAGGTAATTATCGATCACATCGAAGCgctcattttaaaaatgttaaatacacTTGTGACATATGTAACGCAGATTTTAAATCAATTGGATCtatgaaaaagcataaaatttatGCCCATAGTTCACGTCAAAAAGAAGCATGCAGTTTATGTGGCCGATCAttttatcacttatatgctcatatgaaaatgaaacataatgatgaaaatttaaaatttcattgtactgaATCTGAAGATTGTAAAGCTCGATTTCCATATAAAAGTGTTCTAGAAGCacatattttaaagaaacataAGGGAAAAATATTATCAAGGATTCATAAATTGTGTACTCTTTGTGGAAAAGTGCTACAGTCAGAGAAAGGTTACAAATATCATATGTTACATCATTCGaatgaaaaaccattttacTGTACACACTGTAATGCTAATTTTCGATCACAAGCTATTCTAAAACGACATGAACGTCAACATACGGATGAAAGACCATATCCGTGCACATTCTGTGAGAAAGCATTTCGtacgaaaaatgttttgatgGGACATATTAGAATACATACAGGGGAAAAACCgtttgtatgtaaaatatgtaataaagcATTTCGACAAAAAGTTACACTTAATACTCATATGAAAGTACATTAAATGTTAGGGTTGTATCGAATCAATTTTACTAGATATACTGAGTGTCTCGCTTACTAAACTCTGAATAGTTCGATCAATATTTATCTGCCGcgttatttttcttttgacaaacattctatttaattaaatttcgatttttccccaatttcctacatcaattttatattattcgttgtgtgcgtagtcatggtagggataataaaatcgatgccagcgctttaagtgaaaaattttggagataaagtgggctgttatgactaatttgcaattatttacatgttaatgatatagaaactgtcaaattaaaatgattgaaaaacactaattaattaaacttaatgcattaaaaattgtgaaaataagaaatcaaattgtacaaatattatttttcaaatgttaattatcgtaattatttatttaaatttgtgaaacaagaatattaaattttaaatgtaagttttcaatgcaatccacacaattatatatgcatccattaattctataattaaagtagtgtatcgttgtcatggaaacgaaattcacgctcggagcgaatacaaatatgtatttcgactaccatgtagtcatcatcagtatgaattagctaatcgtaattactcttacaaattattacaaattaacgAGTAATacactatttttaaaagtaattacaatTAGCAAATTCATagttggtagtcgaaatacgtatttatatcatacctaaaaaattgatctaggaggTTGAggaagaatcaaaatttaattcgacatatcctagagttctctaCTATCTTTTATAATCCTTAAATaactttctatttattttaattcagatCAATAGGTAGACTTCATTCAAGGTATAGTTTTAATGAGTTCAATTTTGACATGCTAttcagaatttataaaatttaaaaaaatccgattttCCGATATACTACTACCGTCGAATTGTCGATACAATCTTAAAaaggaatttattattatagcttgttaatgtttttttctatcttttaaaaatgtttattttattaaaaatttatacataagcatttgtaaaaataaatggtttaattttgaaaataattactgttttatttttctcgataattgcaattaaattttaattgatactaAAATAGTAGTTTGTGTATTTAGTTCAAAGCCATACATTCCAAATTTCATGAGTATGAAATTTGATCTATTCATCTACAATAAAAGAAAGTAAACTTTCTCCCTCTTACAGTTATTTGTTTCATGGccggtaaatatttaaaatttcagctaggGTTTCTGGCGTCAAAACGCTATTTAGACGCCTTTTGAGAAAAAATAGCATGTGCATTTCGTAAGAAATGCACATTCCTGGCCATCATCCATAGGAGTTTGaactatttttatcaaattacgtATAGCCCCAAGAGAGGGGGGAGAAACTTTTTGTTGCAAAATTCACACACTTACTAGGTTCATATGTTATAGTAACCAAACATAGTCAAATTATAGAGTTTCAAGTATTATCCaaggaaaaaaatgacccaagtCGAGGTAATCAcgagttttttttatctaaaaattcacACACTTACTTGATCAAACCTATGTCAAAATGTAGACTTCAAAGTGTTATTCaaggaaaaaaatgatttcctgATAGAAAAATGACCCAAGTTGAGGCAATCACGAGTTTTATCTAAaagattacaaataattaaaaaatgataatcagTCATGGGGACTGCTGACAGAAGtgagttttttgtatttttaaattaattaaaatttcataatttgaaaatggaaattattaGCGTggctataaaaaactattataaataattaataatttatttttccagactatcattttttttcttgaatagcACTTCAAAATTTACAACTTGACATAGGTTCGATCCCTATAACATAAGGGCCAAGTGTGTGAATTttgcaacaacaaaatttttccccTCTCTCTTAGGGTCATACGGAAtctacgttttttatttttttatttgaaagctaatttaatcatcagtattcttagctatgttttaaaaaaatctcagaGGAGAGGGTcgatggtttttttaattttgtaaatttcacttgtttacagggtgtttttttaaagtgacatatgcttgaaattcaaaaaaataattttatcgataaaaattcttcaagctaaaaatgttgggtgtatgggcgcacatcttacgcaaaCATTAAACTTGACTTAGGTTTCCAGGCTCAATGAAAAACTCTACTCTTTAAATGGTAATacatagatgaacactttaaattagaaaattgtttttgataaaaaaaagtaacatcttttgttcgaaacatttttccgcaaaccgtacaggtttactgaaaaatcatttttcgtatcaaaatagttatttcgtgtaattatttctatgaaatcTAGGAgttcttcgaaaaattttttcatataaaagtggtttgtttttgtaaaaagaccgtttttgtttaaatcgtATGAAGAAACTcgcaaaaagctagatttttgtaatcaattattactgtctaaactattcggtttgcaaaaaaacatttcaaacaaaatatgtttgcGTCTTTATAATACTTGTGTAAGATGCGTGCCtttgaaacttaaattttttctttgaatattttccttgattaaacttatttttctagtttcacgtatatgtcaagttaaaaaaacatcCTATATAA
This genomic interval from Chrysoperla carnea chromosome 1, inChrCarn1.1, whole genome shotgun sequence contains the following:
- the LOC123290697 gene encoding gastrula zinc finger protein XlCGF57.1-like isoform X2 encodes the protein MSAMAELKRSDFSKICRTCLLQKDNMEPIYKSDIPKMLLSFTNIKVDQEDDLPKLICSSCADNLNSCYQFKVQCEANDQILQSLLIIDEDDNFQYDNTDIPFKCVYKSEPDELKKETEDVKPKYLRKRRKKIKIKKESSDGKPTTTYPEEELENHTECDICGKYISHAGNYRSHRSAHFKNVKYTCDICNADFKSIGSMKKHKIYAHSSRQKEACSLCGRSFYHLYAHMKMKHNDENLKFHCTESEDCKARFPYKSVLEAHILKKHKGKILSRIHKLCTLCGKVLQSEKGYKYHMLHHSNEKPFYCTHCNANFRSQAILKRHERQHTDERPYPCTFCEKAFRTKNVLMGHIRIHTGEKPFVCKICNKAFRQKVTLNTHMKVH
- the LOC123290697 gene encoding zinc finger protein 26-like isoform X3 codes for the protein MSAMAELKRSDFSKICRTCLLQKDNMEPIYKSDIPKMLLSFTNIKVDSDDALPKLVCSDCFGKICECYAFKTQCEINEENLTKCLTSTSSPKPDDDVKKLIIKCEEIDKVGSPGLSVKEDDDIDEHKSLPLTSEEDEESETENIVKVKKLRCKKDISDSCTYCNKKFVDQYVLKRHIENMHTKIRKKETCSICQRTVMCMKLHLRRKHNGEHKYKCRLCEEKFLYKSNLTEHIRVKHDTDKQHMKKERLLCTYCGNFLHSRKAYGYHMLSHKGEKPFQCSFCIKKFRSHNYLKIHERSHTDERPYPCTYCDRAFRDNSTLKGHIRTHTGEKPFICPICNRGFAQRIAMKTHLKIH